In Pseudostreptobacillus hongkongensis, a single genomic region encodes these proteins:
- a CDS encoding class I SAM-dependent methyltransferase, translating to MKHYYTDNTDLKSNKREIEIEFEGKKFKLLTDDGVFSKNRLDFGTEVMLKEFLRDNKLKKFKLLDIGCGYGPVSIILSRYYMNSYFYLSDVNDRALELAKLNLEKFKVENYNTQKSYSFDNISENFDVILSNPPIRAGKDTIFNIYENAYNHLNKGGKFYCVIQTKHGAKSTEKKLNEIFGNCKTLGIHSGYRVYVSELV from the coding sequence ATGAAGCATTATTATACTGATAATACTGATTTAAAATCAAATAAAAGAGAAATAGAAATAGAATTTGAAGGTAAAAAATTTAAACTTTTAACAGATGATGGAGTATTTTCTAAAAATAGATTAGATTTTGGAACTGAAGTTATGTTAAAAGAATTTCTTAGGGATAATAAACTAAAAAAATTTAAATTATTAGATATAGGATGTGGTTATGGTCCAGTATCTATAATACTTTCTAGATATTATATGAATTCGTATTTTTATTTATCTGATGTAAATGATAGAGCTTTAGAACTTGCAAAGTTGAATCTTGAAAAATTTAAAGTAGAAAACTATAACACACAGAAATCATATTCATTTGATAATATATCAGAAAATTTTGATGTAATATTATCTAATCCACCTATAAGAGCAGGGAAAGATACTATATTTAATATATATGAAAATGCTTATAATCATTTAAATAAAGGGGGAAAATTTTATTGCGTAATTCAAACAAAACATGGAGCTAAAAGTACTGAAAAAAAATTAAATGAAATATTTGGAAATTGTAAAACTTTAGGTATACATTCTGGTTATAGAGTATATGTTAGTGAGTTGGTTTAA
- the yaaA gene encoding peroxide stress protein YaaA, translated as MIILIPTAKQMKKRNEIFDVNLSEKTLEIAKNISELEIENISKIFKLSIEKSEIEKKRFENIGEKNYKALELFDGLMYRNIKRENLSKEEKEYFLKNVYITSALYGIINVYDSISEHRLDFNMPFKINNESLKKVWREEYDEFVKGKEVLSLLSDEFLEVFSKNIRDTFINIEFYELKDGKLKSHSTISKKARGIFLSELVRLNIQDIDKIKNLEFDGFKYSEINSKEREFVFIKGGE; from the coding sequence ATGATAATACTAATACCTACTGCAAAACAGATGAAAAAAAGAAATGAAATATTTGATGTTAATTTATCAGAAAAAACATTAGAAATAGCTAAAAATATTTCAGAACTTGAAATAGAAAATATTTCTAAGATATTTAAATTATCTATTGAAAAATCAGAAATAGAGAAAAAAAGATTTGAAAATATAGGTGAAAAGAATTATAAAGCACTAGAATTATTTGATGGACTTATGTATAGAAATATAAAAAGAGAAAATTTAAGTAAAGAAGAAAAAGAATATTTTTTAAAAAATGTATACATAACTTCTGCACTTTATGGTATAATAAATGTATATGACAGTATATCAGAACATAGATTGGATTTTAATATGCCATTTAAAATTAATAATGAATCTCTTAAAAAAGTTTGGAGAGAAGAATATGATGAGTTTGTTAAAGGTAAGGAAGTATTATCTTTATTATCAGATGAATTTTTAGAAGTTTTTTCAAAAAATATTAGAGATACATTTATAAACATAGAGTTTTATGAATTAAAAGATGGTAAATTAAAATCACATTCTACTATATCAAAAAAAGCTAGAGGAATATTTTTATCAGAGCTTGTTAGATTAAATATACAAGATATAGATAAAATTAAGAATTTAGAATTTGATGGTTTTAAATATTCTGAAATTAACTCTAAAGAAAGAGAATTTGTATTTATTAAAGGAGGAGAGTAA
- a CDS encoding NADPH-dependent FMN reductase, translated as MDKKILLIVGSLREKSFNREVARYVESKLNEKGLKVSFLDYANIPFLNQDIEFPTPEEIKEVREEVNAANALWVFSPEYNGSVPGVLKNLLDWISRPLDPASFGAPSILLDKLVTVSSIAGGSKGSFVIPELKGLLGRMKLKVLDEFTGLQVPGEAWQTGVLVLSDEQKAELDKQVEAFVSKL; from the coding sequence ATGGATAAAAAAATATTGTTGATAGTAGGATCTTTAAGAGAGAAATCTTTTAATAGAGAAGTAGCTAGATATGTAGAAAGTAAATTAAATGAAAAAGGATTAAAAGTAAGTTTTTTAGATTATGCTAATATTCCTTTTTTGAATCAAGATATAGAATTTCCAACACCAGAGGAAATAAAAGAAGTTAGAGAAGAAGTAAATGCAGCAAATGCTTTATGGGTATTCTCACCAGAATATAACGGTAGTGTACCAGGTGTATTAAAAAACTTATTAGATTGGATTTCAAGACCTTTAGATCCAGCAAGTTTTGGTGCACCAAGTATTTTACTTGATAAACTGGTAACAGTAAGTTCTATAGCAGGAGGATCAAAAGGATCATTTGTTATACCAGAATTAAAAGGATTATTAGGTAGAATGAAATTAAAAGTGTTGGATGAATTTACAGGATTACAAGTTCCAGGTGAAGCATGGCAAACTGGAGTACTTGTATTAAGTGATGAACAAAAAGCAGAACTTGATAAACAAGTTGAAGCATTTGTAAGTAAGTTATAA
- the pdxS gene encoding pyridoxal 5'-phosphate synthase lyase subunit PdxS, which produces MEKRYELNKNLAQMLKGGVIMDVSTPEQAIIAERAGAAAVMALERIPADIRAVGGVARMSDPKMIQSIQEVVSIPVMAKARIGHFVEAQILEAIEIDYIDESEVLSPADDKLHINKRKFNVPFVCGAKDLGEALRRINEGAAMIRTKGEPGTGDIVQAVRHMRKMQEDIRRITSMTEDELYNVAKELQVPYDLVLYVHENGKLPVVNFAAGGVATPADAALMMQLGAEGVFVGSGIFKSGDPEKRARAIVQAVTNYNDPKVLAEVSKDLGEAMVGINESEIKILMAERGK; this is translated from the coding sequence ATGGAAAAAAGATATGAATTAAATAAAAATTTAGCACAAATGTTAAAAGGTGGAGTAATAATGGATGTTTCTACACCTGAACAAGCTATAATTGCAGAACGTGCAGGAGCTGCAGCTGTTATGGCACTTGAAAGAATACCAGCTGATATAAGGGCAGTTGGAGGAGTTGCTAGAATGAGTGATCCTAAAATGATACAAAGTATACAAGAAGTAGTTAGTATACCAGTAATGGCTAAAGCAAGAATAGGACATTTTGTAGAAGCTCAAATATTAGAAGCTATAGAAATAGATTATATAGATGAATCAGAGGTTTTATCACCAGCTGATGATAAATTACATATTAATAAAAGAAAATTTAATGTTCCTTTTGTATGTGGAGCTAAGGATTTAGGGGAAGCATTAAGAAGAATAAATGAAGGTGCAGCTATGATAAGAACTAAAGGTGAACCTGGAACAGGAGATATAGTTCAAGCTGTTAGACATATGAGAAAAATGCAAGAAGATATTAGAAGAATAACTTCTATGACTGAAGACGAGTTATACAATGTTGCAAAAGAACTTCAAGTACCTTATGATTTAGTTCTATATGTTCATGAAAATGGTAAATTACCAGTAGTTAATTTTGCAGCAGGTGGAGTTGCAACTCCAGCAGATGCAGCACTTATGATGCAACTTGGAGCAGAGGGAGTTTTTGTAGGTTCTGGAATATTTAAATCTGGAGATCCTGAAAAAAGAGCTCGTGCTATAGTACAAGCGGTTACAAACTATAATGATCCTAAAGTTCTTGCAGAAGTTTCTAAAGACTTAGGTGAAGCTATGGTTGGAATTAATGAATCTGAAATTAAAATATTAATGGCAGAAAGAGGAAAATAA
- the pdxT gene encoding pyridoxal 5'-phosphate synthase glutaminase subunit PdxT, giving the protein MKIGILALQGAFIEHKYMLDKLGVESFEIRQKKDLENNMDGLILPGGESSVMGKLLRDLDLFDILKNKIENGLPVFGTCAGMILLAKEIDNDDRRHFSTMNIEVKRNAYGRQLGSFSVLSDFKGIGNVEMVYIRAPYVNKVLSDDVEVLSIVEDKITAVREKNMLAVAFHPELTSDSKVHEYFINMIKENNGN; this is encoded by the coding sequence ATGAAAATAGGAATACTTGCATTGCAAGGAGCATTTATAGAACATAAATATATGTTAGATAAATTAGGGGTTGAAAGTTTTGAAATAAGACAAAAAAAAGATCTTGAAAATAATATGGATGGACTAATTCTTCCAGGTGGAGAAAGTTCAGTTATGGGTAAACTTTTACGTGATTTAGATTTATTTGATATATTAAAAAATAAAATAGAAAATGGATTACCTGTATTTGGTACTTGTGCAGGTATGATATTACTTGCTAAAGAAATAGATAATGATGATAGACGTCATTTTTCTACTATGAATATAGAGGTTAAAAGAAATGCATATGGAAGACAGCTAGGCAGTTTTTCAGTACTATCAGATTTTAAAGGTATAGGTAATGTAGAAATGGTATATATTAGAGCACCTTATGTAAATAAGGTATTATCTGATGATGTAGAAGTATTATCTATAGTAGAAGATAAGATTACTGCCGTTAGAGAAAAAAATATGCTTGCAGTAGCTTTTCATCCTGAATTAACTAGTGATAGTAAAGTTCATGAGTATTTTATAAATATGATAAAGGAAAATAATGGAAATTAA
- a CDS encoding GNAT family N-acetyltransferase: MEIKILDPIKDEDILYDIVILEDKIFKGASIGNYNIKPMAKYGKVYTILDENEIISVAEVMSSFDKEMAYIYGFFTNTKYQNQGMGHKLLEFVLDNLKSIGIKRVQLTAGVENIRACRLYEDFSFKIKENLEDEYKDGEKRYLYEALLY, encoded by the coding sequence ATGGAAATTAAAATACTAGATCCTATTAAAGATGAGGATATACTATATGATATAGTTATACTTGAAGATAAAATATTTAAAGGTGCTTCAATAGGTAATTACAACATAAAGCCTATGGCTAAATATGGAAAAGTTTATACTATACTTGATGAAAATGAAATAATATCAGTTGCAGAAGTTATGTCATCTTTTGATAAAGAGATGGCATATATTTATGGTTTTTTCACTAATACAAAATATCAAAATCAAGGTATGGGACATAAACTTTTAGAATTTGTTCTAGATAATTTAAAAAGTATAGGAATAAAGAGAGTGCAACTTACTGCAGGAGTTGAAAATATACGTGCTTGTAGATTGTATGAAGATTTTTCTTTTAAAATCAAAGAAAATTTAGAAGATGAATATAAAGATGGGGAGAAAAGATACCTTTATGAAGCATTATTATACTGA
- a CDS encoding ketopantoate reductase family protein: MKIVIAGTSGKGTIYGTMLKKAGHDVSFVDLWQSNIDKINRRGLFVNNLGNEEKTFIKAFLPIHYKEPAELYILFTDGEQLDNMLKFSNYAIGEETKVLCFVEGNDNLEVIKKYVPEGNVVLGKSTMSAELLEAGKAAVTNYGETEIQNEEIKKLFAEAGLN, translated from the coding sequence ATGAAAATAGTTATAGCAGGAACAAGTGGAAAAGGAACTATTTATGGAACTATGTTAAAGAAAGCAGGTCATGATGTTTCATTTGTTGATTTATGGCAATCAAATATTGACAAAATTAATAGAAGAGGACTTTTTGTTAATAATTTAGGTAATGAAGAAAAAACATTTATTAAAGCATTTTTACCTATACATTATAAAGAACCAGCAGAACTTTATATCTTATTTACTGATGGTGAACAACTTGATAATATGCTTAAGTTTTCAAATTATGCAATAGGGGAAGAAACAAAAGTATTATGTTTTGTAGAAGGAAATGATAATTTAGAAGTAATTAAAAAATATGTTCCAGAAGGGAATGTAGTATTAGGTAAATCTACTATGTCTGCAGAATTATTAGAGGCAGGAAAAGCAGCTGTAACTAATTATGGTGAAACTGAAATACAAAATGAAGAAATAAAAAAATTATTTGCTGAAGCAGGATTAAATTAA